A window from Kovacikia minuta CCNUW1 encodes these proteins:
- a CDS encoding sigma-70 family RNA polymerase sigma factor, whose translation MASGLVFILQDTLGIVAEALTPTYLPESMEQSSSNRDSSELSSSSDATLLNCLAAKQPAALACLYERYGSVVYGVALKVLQSQPEAEDLTQEIFLSIWQRPVAPAKQDHLLHYLIAMTRSRAIDKLRSRSRRLHLVQRWGHNATAETPTPTPVEQAVVNERSQQVRQALTQLSAPQRQVIELAYDAGLSQSEIAQQLNQPLGTVKSWTRQGLLKLKQLLQDTID comes from the coding sequence ATGGCATCAGGATTAGTATTTATACTGCAAGATACATTGGGTATTGTTGCAGAGGCGTTAACCCCGACCTACTTACCTGAATCTATGGAGCAAAGTTCATCCAATCGTGATTCATCAGAACTGTCGTCCTCCAGTGATGCCACATTATTGAATTGTTTGGCGGCAAAACAACCAGCAGCATTAGCATGCCTCTACGAACGCTATGGCAGTGTGGTGTACGGAGTAGCGCTAAAAGTATTACAGAGCCAACCGGAAGCCGAAGACTTGACCCAAGAAATTTTTCTATCAATCTGGCAGCGTCCGGTTGCCCCTGCTAAACAGGATCACTTACTTCATTACCTGATTGCCATGACCCGATCGCGGGCGATCGACAAGCTGCGATCGCGCAGTCGTCGCCTTCATCTGGTTCAACGCTGGGGGCACAACGCTACGGCGGAAACTCCCACTCCCACTCCCGTTGAACAGGCAGTTGTAAATGAGCGATCGCAGCAAGTGCGGCAGGCTTTGACCCAGCTTTCAGCCCCGCAACGGCAAGTAATAGAACTGGCATATGATGCCGGGCTGAGCCAATCAGAAATTGCCCAACAACTGAATCAACCCCTGGGAACGGTGAAAAGCTGGACTCGCCAGGGACTCTTGAAATTAAAGCAACTTCTACAAGACACCATTGACTAA
- a CDS encoding alpha-2-macroglobulin family protein: METGRSATVNLPQGWRWLNSPTTAQAEALQLFIAQKAKPDVIDRLLQGLLAQRRNGTWQTTHDNAEALTALVEYSKLQATPPNFEAIAQLAGKELLTAKFQGYQKPSSEVNIPIKDMPLSNNDLILKKSGQGMLHYLVAFRYRLQGNQPGRLNGLRVTRSLRPANEEKVLYRTGLFATEPLKVSPGQVYDVGLEIITDYAVNHVVITDPLPAGFEAVDNSFQTSTPYFQAKGDSWQLAYQTIYKDRVVAYGDRLEPGVYTLHYLVRSVTPGTFLYPGAEARLQYAPEEFGRSASSTLEISEK, encoded by the coding sequence ATGGAAACGGGACGATCTGCAACGGTTAACCTACCGCAGGGATGGCGCTGGCTCAACTCGCCAACCACAGCCCAGGCAGAGGCATTGCAGTTGTTCATTGCCCAGAAGGCAAAACCGGACGTGATCGATCGTCTGCTCCAGGGACTTCTAGCACAGCGGCGGAATGGCACGTGGCAGACTACCCACGACAATGCTGAGGCATTAACTGCCCTGGTGGAATACAGCAAACTCCAGGCAACACCACCCAACTTTGAAGCGATCGCCCAACTGGCAGGTAAGGAATTGCTCACCGCTAAATTCCAGGGCTACCAGAAGCCCAGTAGCGAGGTCAACATTCCGATTAAAGACATGCCGCTGAGCAACAATGACCTGATCCTGAAAAAATCTGGTCAGGGCATGCTGCATTATCTGGTGGCATTCCGATATCGATTACAGGGCAACCAACCCGGACGGCTAAATGGATTGCGGGTGACCCGCAGCCTCCGTCCTGCCAACGAGGAGAAAGTTCTCTATCGAACTGGATTGTTCGCCACCGAACCGCTTAAGGTTTCTCCCGGACAGGTCTATGACGTGGGTTTGGAAATTATCACTGACTATGCCGTGAACCATGTCGTCATTACCGATCCCCTGCCTGCCGGGTTTGAAGCCGTAGACAATAGCTTCCAGACCTCCACGCCTTACTTCCAGGCAAAGGGTGATAGCTGGCAGTTGGCATATCAGACGATTTACAAAGACCGGGTCGTCGCCTACGGCGATCGACTCGAACCGGGGGTTTATACCCTGCATTATCTGGTGCGCTCCGTCACTCCGGGTACTTTTCTTTACCCTGGGGCAGAAGCCCGTTTACAATATGCACCGGAAGAGTTTGGGCGATCGGCATCCTCAACCCTGGAAATCTCGGAGAAATAG
- a CDS encoding branched-chain amino acid ABC transporter permease, with amino-acid sequence MNLTLFFQNFLNGLSIGSVYAIFALGYTLVFSILGIINFAHGAVFTLGAYFTYALMGGAFGFNGLLANAKLPLNLPFWLATILSGVLAGFVGVAIERFAFRPLRDRGADPLLTVVSSLGVALVIVNVIQYLVGAENYTFPADTFGRLPPAVNFGTVDNPIPIRTVQIVIFLVSVLILGVLTYLINTTKYGKAMRAVAENPTTASLLGINTDRFIVLTFFVSSFLAALAGTLVGSSVSIAGPYFGIGFGLKGLAVIVLGGLGSIPGAVVGGLVIGLVEAFVPGDYSAFKDAVAFGILFIVLLVKPQGLLGRTFSQKV; translated from the coding sequence ATGAATCTCACCCTGTTCTTTCAGAACTTTCTCAATGGTTTGTCGATCGGTAGTGTTTACGCCATCTTTGCCCTGGGGTACACGCTGGTCTTTTCCATTCTGGGAATTATCAATTTTGCACATGGGGCGGTGTTTACTCTGGGAGCCTATTTCACCTATGCGCTCATGGGAGGTGCGTTTGGCTTTAACGGGTTGCTGGCAAATGCAAAATTGCCGCTCAATCTACCATTCTGGTTGGCAACCATTCTTAGCGGGGTTTTGGCAGGGTTTGTCGGGGTGGCGATCGAACGGTTTGCCTTTCGTCCGTTGCGCGATCGAGGGGCAGATCCTTTGCTGACTGTGGTTTCTAGCCTGGGGGTCGCCCTGGTAATCGTGAATGTGATCCAATACCTGGTCGGGGCTGAAAACTACACCTTTCCAGCGGATACCTTTGGGCGGCTGCCGCCCGCAGTTAACTTTGGCACGGTCGATAATCCCATTCCCATCCGTACCGTGCAGATTGTCATATTCCTGGTTTCAGTGCTGATCCTGGGAGTGCTCACCTATTTGATTAACACCACCAAATACGGCAAAGCGATGCGGGCAGTGGCAGAAAACCCGACCACTGCCAGTTTGTTGGGCATCAATACCGATCGCTTCATCGTCCTTACCTTCTTTGTCAGCAGTTTTCTGGCAGCCCTGGCAGGAACGTTGGTTGGCTCCAGTGTTAGCATTGCTGGCCCCTACTTTGGGATTGGCTTTGGGCTGAAAGGATTGGCGGTTATCGTGCTGGGTGGATTAGGCAGTATCCCCGGTGCGGTGGTTGGAGGGTTGGTGATTGGACTTGTGGAAGCGTTTGTTCCAGGGGACTACTCAGCATTCAAAGATGCTGTGGCTTTTGGGATTTTGTTTATCGTGCTATTGGTTAAACCGCAGGGGTTGCTGGGCAGAACCTTTAGCCAGAAAGTTTGA
- a CDS encoding metallophosphoesterase family protein, which yields MCWTLVPTGKGELGQAQLDLLAKDLAAQNQDTPIVVFSHIPLYDLYPKWGWATADSAKLLSLLSRFASVTVLTGHIHQVIEHSEGNIRFHTAAATAYPLPAPGHGEQPTPVKLPENNLLAVLGFRTVEVISGKNTRVDQHALS from the coding sequence ATGTGCTGGACTTTGGTGCCAACTGGCAAAGGTGAATTGGGGCAGGCTCAGTTAGATTTGCTAGCAAAAGATTTGGCAGCGCAGAACCAGGATACGCCGATCGTCGTATTCAGCCATATTCCCCTCTATGACCTGTATCCCAAATGGGGATGGGCAACTGCCGATTCTGCCAAATTGCTTTCCCTCCTCTCTCGGTTTGCATCAGTTACAGTCTTGACCGGGCATATCCATCAAGTAATTGAACACAGCGAGGGCAATATTCGCTTCCATACCGCTGCGGCAACTGCCTATCCTCTCCCTGCTCCGGGGCATGGTGAGCAACCAACCCCCGTCAAACTCCCCGAAAATAATTTGTTGGCAGTACTCGGATTCCGCACCGTTGAGGTCATATCGGGCAAAAATACCAGAGTTGACCAACATGCCCTAAGCTAG
- a CDS encoding anti-sigma factor produces the protein MTEPLTPEAIESLAAGYVVGDLDHAELEVFEQLLAENPALLAEVRRLQTTLDQVVYHLNSTEPPPHLQSAILASATTPFQSSRRRQSRLPWRAVIGSVAALLILVLGVDNYRLRRDYRFAQDINALLQNSQTQLFSLKAVNAADTASGSFMVNLEQRQGILVVQNLTEPPTGKVYRLWAIADGEKIPCGTLKINSQGKVLNKFWMPADFYDTGISSLFVTLESSETSRYPSGAIVMQSVPLTKT, from the coding sequence ATGACTGAACCCCTCACCCCCGAAGCAATTGAATCCCTGGCAGCGGGCTACGTTGTGGGCGACCTCGATCACGCCGAGTTAGAAGTCTTCGAACAACTGCTGGCAGAAAACCCCGCCTTACTAGCAGAAGTGCGGCGACTTCAGACCACCTTAGACCAGGTTGTTTATCACTTAAATAGCACCGAACCGCCTCCCCATCTCCAATCTGCGATTCTGGCTTCTGCCACTACACCTTTCCAGTCCTCCCGACGCAGGCAGTCGCGACTCCCCTGGCGCGCTGTGATCGGTAGTGTGGCAGCACTCCTGATTTTGGTTCTGGGAGTCGATAACTATCGGTTGCGCCGGGACTACCGCTTTGCCCAGGATATCAATGCTTTATTGCAGAACTCCCAAACACAACTTTTCTCTCTCAAGGCTGTGAATGCAGCCGACACAGCTAGCGGTAGCTTTATGGTCAACCTGGAGCAACGCCAGGGAATTTTGGTTGTCCAAAATCTGACAGAGCCACCCACAGGTAAGGTCTATCGTCTATGGGCGATCGCAGATGGCGAAAAAATTCCCTGCGGCACGCTAAAAATAAATTCCCAGGGCAAGGTGCTAAACAAATTTTGGATGCCCGCTGACTTTTATGACACAGGTATTTCCAGTTTATTCGTAACATTGGAATCGTCTGAAACGAGCCGTTATCCCAGCGGAGCGATTGTGATGCAGAGCGTTCCACTGACCAAAACCTGA
- a CDS encoding alpha-2-macroglobulin family protein, with product MQVWGRVGYVALFLVAIVVTLKLSSCSTANLTSNTAPLAAVSPLENPKLPDWIEQISPLGEAKPTAQIRVRFKEPLIPVEQLESKDQQALLEKFTLTPPLPGQFRFLTPRMVGFQADQATPKATRVQVTLKAGLADLKNHRLDQDLAWTFNTEPIKLSNLPGSPPAGAATGEASEPFDIKPVLKITSNTELDLASLKENLQLTPSGEQNRVPLNVNLQKEDAKPEDISPAEQFDASDRPFIYTVEPQQNLAKATRYQLKVSPGVRPAKGNLPSESVFASQIETYSPLAFQKLGYYGQPDAGGAYGRFVKGTGQLQFNNGLDAESAIAQISIKPDPKKELPLVQVYQGDPQVNLNPWALEPATNYTITIGADLKDKFGQTLGKPITVNYATGDVSPDIWAPSGLNIFPTGKDLQLNISTINLPTYKSAFKVVQPTDLVYADSAYPRDGGGSLLPDPSAWKSNPVRPQKNQTAEVTVPLQQQLGGATGMLAYGVQARANPYQEGNEKKWREPTLYGLVQLTNLGVFAQWFPESGLVRVSHLSDGAAVGNATVQIYPSKLEAKSLPQPSPCATGKTDKTGLLQLNRQSLQGCMGSDRFAEPPKLLVIAQEGKDWAFTRTTEYSGAYDYGIDAGWQGSKPESRGTIFSDRKLYQPGETAQLTGAAYYLQNGTLQQDKKASYTLTLEGPGGQKQDLGSQTTNEFGTFSKELAISKTLPLGYYTIKAKGKNGVELLGDFRVAEFKPPNFKVELSLKAEGKGQEAEGKGQELGEGSEQLITTTGQTIEATTQSNYLFGSPVQGGKANYYVTRQQTEFTPKGREEFSFGRRWFWPEESPTVSSDVLQSSQVLNASGQSSQQVTVDKDLPYPMTYRVDAQVSDVSNLSVADSKSFVALPTDKLIGLQSEFVANAGKDFPVQVIVTDPSGKLIPNQTVRLELQQMTFSRVMKLVEGSRTEQNQVEYKTVATQEVRSDGANPQTANLKPTDSGSYRIRATLGGNESTATDMQIWATGDSPVGWGSRYRNNRLEIKLDKQNYQIGETATALIQSPYPEGELYFSVLRHNTFFQSLTQVKGGAPQIQFKVTADMMPNAAVEAVLVRQGKPLSEVEPGSLDQLVRIGFAPFSTNLDSNYLRVAAEVKPTLQPGEEQTVQLSLKDNRDQPVKGQFTIVVANEAVLQLTGYRLPDLVKTVYADQSISTRLSDNRPDVVLEPQASPLEKGWGYGGGASDGAGNTRVRTDFRALAYYNASVLADDRGQASVRFKVPDDLTTWRVMLVATDGNFHFGNGDTTFVTTKPLIASPLLPQFVRPGDRLNLGVSVTNNTGQGGNLAVNGTVTDPLKLDNSGTLQSQVGDSGTSAYRFPVVVQGTGEAKVQFKTQLNQATDGFELPLEVRSQNVTEQVVETGTTTSEAKIPIRMNKDVATDVGGLDISLASSLIPTLTAPAQQVLDETTLPFLEPAASQLAIAANLQTLSQTYGQSFASFNPTQQANQAIDRLQKLQKPDGGFAAYPGAERSDPFITPYAAQAISQATRAGVESRLIATLQNPLVGYLKKLLADPGQYDFCKQALCKQQVRLQTLIALAELGEQRNDFLADLYAQRNQFDLVDQIRLARYLFRFPDWQQEAKTMATQIQETVNGNGTICNG from the coding sequence ATGCAGGTTTGGGGGAGAGTCGGTTATGTTGCATTGTTTCTGGTCGCGATCGTTGTCACCCTCAAGTTATCTAGCTGTAGTACCGCCAACCTTACCTCCAATACTGCGCCCCTGGCAGCCGTTTCGCCGTTGGAAAATCCCAAATTGCCGGATTGGATTGAGCAGATTAGCCCACTGGGCGAGGCAAAACCTACGGCTCAAATTCGGGTTCGGTTTAAGGAACCGCTGATTCCGGTTGAGCAACTGGAGAGCAAAGACCAGCAAGCGTTGCTGGAAAAATTTACCCTGACGCCACCCCTACCCGGACAATTCCGGTTTCTGACGCCCCGCATGGTTGGGTTCCAGGCAGACCAGGCAACCCCCAAAGCAACTCGCGTCCAGGTCACCTTGAAAGCGGGACTGGCAGATTTGAAAAACCACCGACTCGACCAGGATCTTGCCTGGACTTTTAACACCGAACCGATCAAATTATCCAATCTGCCGGGTTCTCCCCCAGCGGGGGCTGCTACTGGCGAAGCAAGCGAACCATTTGACATCAAGCCCGTTCTCAAAATCACCTCCAATACGGAACTGGATCTGGCATCTCTGAAGGAGAACCTGCAACTGACACCCTCCGGCGAACAAAACCGCGTGCCGTTGAACGTGAATTTGCAGAAAGAAGATGCAAAACCGGAAGACATTTCCCCAGCAGAACAGTTTGACGCCAGCGATCGCCCCTTTATTTACACCGTAGAACCCCAGCAGAACCTGGCCAAGGCGACGCGCTATCAACTTAAAGTTTCGCCTGGAGTGCGTCCGGCAAAGGGCAATCTGCCAAGTGAAAGCGTCTTTGCTAGCCAGATTGAAACCTACTCACCCCTGGCATTTCAGAAGCTCGGATACTATGGGCAACCGGATGCAGGTGGAGCCTATGGGCGGTTTGTCAAAGGAACCGGGCAGTTACAGTTTAACAACGGACTAGATGCGGAGTCGGCGATCGCCCAGATCTCAATTAAGCCCGACCCCAAAAAAGAGCTGCCCCTGGTGCAGGTTTACCAGGGAGACCCACAGGTGAACCTGAATCCCTGGGCGCTGGAACCCGCTACCAACTACACCATTACCATTGGTGCCGACCTGAAGGACAAATTTGGGCAAACATTAGGCAAACCCATCACTGTTAATTACGCGACGGGAGACGTATCCCCTGACATTTGGGCACCCAGTGGGTTGAATATTTTCCCGACTGGGAAAGACCTACAACTGAATATTTCCACGATCAACCTGCCGACCTACAAATCGGCATTCAAAGTTGTGCAGCCAACCGATCTGGTTTATGCCGACTCTGCCTACCCCAGAGACGGGGGCGGCAGTTTGTTACCCGATCCCTCCGCCTGGAAAAGCAATCCGGTACGCCCCCAAAAGAACCAGACTGCTGAGGTTACAGTACCCCTGCAACAACAGCTAGGGGGAGCGACCGGGATGTTGGCCTATGGTGTGCAGGCGCGAGCCAATCCCTACCAGGAAGGGAATGAGAAGAAATGGCGCGAACCGACCCTGTATGGCTTGGTGCAGTTGACGAATTTGGGCGTATTTGCCCAGTGGTTTCCAGAATCCGGCCTAGTGCGCGTCAGTCACCTGTCGGACGGTGCCGCCGTGGGGAATGCCACGGTGCAAATTTACCCATCCAAACTGGAGGCAAAATCCCTACCGCAACCCTCCCCCTGCGCAACGGGCAAAACCGATAAAACCGGATTGCTGCAACTCAACCGTCAGAGCTTGCAGGGCTGTATGGGCAGCGACAGGTTTGCGGAACCACCCAAGCTGCTCGTCATTGCCCAGGAAGGGAAGGATTGGGCATTTACCCGCACTACAGAATACAGCGGTGCCTACGATTATGGGATTGATGCAGGCTGGCAGGGCAGCAAACCGGAATCACGGGGCACGATTTTTAGCGATCGCAAACTCTACCAACCGGGAGAAACTGCCCAACTTACAGGAGCGGCATACTACCTACAAAATGGTACTCTGCAACAGGACAAAAAAGCCAGCTATACCCTGACTCTGGAAGGTCCAGGGGGGCAGAAGCAAGACCTTGGCAGCCAAACTACGAATGAGTTTGGCACCTTTTCAAAGGAACTGGCGATCTCCAAAACCTTACCCCTTGGCTATTACACCATCAAAGCCAAGGGCAAAAATGGGGTCGAGCTGCTGGGAGATTTTCGGGTAGCGGAGTTTAAGCCACCGAATTTTAAGGTGGAACTGTCTTTAAAGGCAGAGGGCAAAGGACAGGAGGCAGAAGGCAAAGGGCAGGAGCTAGGAGAAGGGTCAGAGCAACTGATTACGACAACGGGGCAGACGATCGAGGCGACGACCCAGAGTAATTATCTGTTTGGCTCTCCGGTGCAGGGGGGGAAGGCGAATTACTATGTCACCCGTCAGCAAACGGAGTTTACACCCAAGGGACGGGAGGAGTTTTCGTTTGGGCGACGCTGGTTCTGGCCGGAGGAATCGCCCACGGTTTCCAGCGATGTGTTGCAATCCAGCCAGGTACTCAATGCCAGCGGTCAAAGTAGCCAGCAGGTGACCGTCGATAAGGATTTGCCCTACCCAATGACCTATCGGGTCGATGCCCAGGTTAGCGATGTGTCGAATCTGTCAGTGGCAGATTCCAAAAGCTTTGTCGCACTGCCAACCGACAAGCTGATCGGCTTGCAGAGTGAGTTTGTTGCCAATGCGGGCAAGGACTTTCCCGTCCAGGTGATTGTCACCGATCCATCCGGGAAACTGATTCCCAACCAGACGGTGCGGCTGGAACTGCAACAGATGACCTTTAGCCGCGTAATGAAACTGGTGGAAGGCAGCCGCACAGAGCAGAACCAGGTGGAATATAAGACTGTGGCGACGCAAGAGGTGCGATCGGATGGGGCAAATCCCCAAACTGCCAATCTCAAACCCACCGACTCAGGCTCCTACCGAATTCGGGCGACGCTGGGCGGCAATGAATCCACGGCAACGGACATGCAAATCTGGGCAACCGGAGATTCTCCCGTGGGTTGGGGCAGTCGCTACCGCAACAATCGGCTGGAAATCAAGCTGGACAAACAGAACTACCAGATTGGTGAAACGGCAACTGCTTTAATTCAATCCCCCTATCCAGAGGGAGAATTGTATTTCAGCGTCCTGCGCCACAACACCTTCTTTCAATCGCTGACTCAGGTGAAGGGTGGCGCACCTCAAATTCAATTTAAGGTGACTGCGGATATGATGCCTAACGCTGCTGTGGAAGCGGTTCTGGTGCGTCAGGGTAAACCGCTGTCAGAAGTGGAACCTGGTAGCCTGGATCAACTGGTGCGGATTGGTTTTGCGCCCTTCTCGACCAATTTAGACAGCAACTATCTCCGGGTTGCCGCCGAGGTCAAACCGACCTTGCAACCGGGAGAGGAACAAACCGTGCAGTTGTCGCTCAAAGACAATCGGGATCAGCCCGTCAAAGGACAATTCACGATCGTTGTGGCAAATGAGGCAGTCCTGCAATTGACCGGCTACCGCCTGCCGGATCTAGTCAAAACGGTCTATGCCGACCAGTCCATTTCCACCCGTCTAAGCGATAACCGTCCTGATGTGGTGCTGGAACCGCAGGCGTCCCCGCTCGAAAAGGGTTGGGGTTACGGGGGAGGCGCTTCCGATGGAGCCGGAAATACGCGGGTGCGGACGGACTTTAGGGCACTGGCATACTACAATGCTTCCGTCCTGGCTGACGATCGAGGTCAGGCTTCGGTTCGCTTCAAGGTACCTGATGACCTGACCACCTGGCGGGTGATGCTGGTGGCAACGGATGGGAACTTCCACTTTGGCAATGGCGATACCACCTTTGTCACGACGAAGCCTCTGATTGCCAGTCCATTGCTGCCCCAATTTGTGCGTCCAGGCGATCGTCTAAATCTGGGTGTCTCCGTCACCAACAACACGGGACAGGGGGGCAATCTCGCGGTCAACGGTACGGTCACAGACCCCCTGAAGCTGGATAACTCTGGCACTCTTCAGTCCCAGGTGGGTGACTCCGGCACCAGCGCCTACCGTTTCCCGGTTGTGGTGCAGGGAACGGGTGAGGCAAAGGTTCAATTCAAAACCCAGCTGAACCAGGCAACCGACGGCTTTGAACTGCCCCTGGAGGTACGATCGCAAAACGTGACGGAACAGGTGGTGGAAACGGGGACAACTACCAGCGAAGCAAAAATTCCGATCAGGATGAACAAAGACGTGGCAACCGATGTCGGCGGGCTGGACATTTCCCTCGCCAGCAGCCTGATTCCCACCCTTACGGCTCCTGCCCAGCAGGTTCTGGATGAGACCACCCTGCCCTTCCTGGAACCTGCTGCCAGCCAACTGGCGATCGCCGCCAACCTGCAAACCCTTTCCCAGACCTACGGGCAGTCCTTTGCCAGCTTTAACCCCACCCAGCAGGCAAATCAGGCGATCGATCGGCTGCAAAAACTGCAAAAACCAGACGGGGGATTTGCCGCCTATCCTGGTGCGGAGCGTTCCGATCCGTTTATTACCCCCTATGCGGCGCAGGCGATCTCGCAGGCAACCCGCGCAGGTGTAGAGTCGCGATTAATCGCGACTCTACAGAATCCTTTGGTGGGTTATCTCAAGAAGCTCCTCGCCGACCCGGGGCAGTACGATTTCTGCAAGCAGGCGTTGTGCAAGCAACAGGTGCGGTTGCAAACGCTGATTGCACTGGCGGAGTTGGGTGAGCAACGGAATGATTTTCTGGCAGATCTGTACGCCCAACGGAATCAGTTCGATCTGGTGGATCAGATCAGGCTGGCGCGTTACCTGTTCCGCTTCCCAGATTGGCAGCAGGAAGCAAAGACAATGGCAACCCAGATTCAGGAAACCGTGAATGGAAACGGGACGATCTGCAACGGTTAA
- a CDS encoding peptidase gives MMKNKLRKYHRLIATFFCLPLLFTALTGISIAIADTWLHQEELAAFLMTVHTLQILKLDAFLPVLNGLGLMGLVVTGLSMTGLFAKRRQLR, from the coding sequence ATGATGAAAAATAAATTGCGTAAATACCATCGGCTCATTGCCACTTTCTTTTGTTTGCCGTTACTCTTCACGGCTCTGACTGGGATTAGCATTGCCATTGCTGACACATGGCTACATCAAGAAGAACTGGCTGCCTTTTTAATGACTGTTCACACCCTCCAGATCTTAAAACTGGATGCGTTTCTGCCTGTTTTGAACGGGCTAGGTCTGATGGGTTTAGTCGTAACTGGACTGAGCATGACTGGACTATTTGCAAAACGCCGTCAATTAAGGTAA
- a CDS encoding UPF0158 family protein — MNSDDYLRLPSKFDIHEYSIMERFCDAIEDTELGNELLFQIKGSGAFQRFKHAIHRYNLAEDWYRYRQNALEEIAIDWLEANSISYTINEE, encoded by the coding sequence TTGAATAGCGATGACTATTTGCGGCTTCCCAGCAAATTTGATATTCACGAATACTCAATTATGGAACGGTTTTGTGATGCGATCGAAGATACTGAATTAGGCAACGAGCTGCTATTTCAAATTAAGGGTTCAGGTGCATTTCAACGCTTTAAGCACGCGATCCATCGCTACAATCTTGCTGAGGATTGGTATCGTTATCGACAAAATGCGTTAGAGGAAATCGCGATCGATTGGCTGGAGGCAAATTCTATTTCTTATACGATAAACGAGGAGTAA
- a CDS encoding metallophosphoesterase family protein produces the protein MKRRKFIEHVSWTGLGIVWAMGGNGLLTACQVGQSTTQKASNQPSLLTTPFSFVQISDTHIGFNKPANEHVTDTLQKTIAAINALPVQPAFVVHTGDISHLSKPAEFDQAKQLLSQLKAPLFTLPGEHDTIGDRGKAYEEAFPNKDVKEGLQVWDQAGIHFVSLTNVLDFGANWQR, from the coding sequence ATGAAACGTAGAAAATTTATTGAACATGTGAGTTGGACAGGGTTAGGCATCGTCTGGGCAATGGGTGGAAATGGGTTACTCACTGCCTGCCAGGTGGGACAATCGACGACTCAAAAAGCATCGAATCAACCATCATTATTGACGACACCCTTTTCCTTCGTTCAGATCAGTGACACGCATATTGGCTTCAACAAACCTGCCAATGAACATGTCACTGACACACTTCAAAAAACGATCGCTGCCATCAATGCATTACCTGTTCAACCTGCATTTGTGGTTCATACGGGAGATATTTCGCATCTGTCAAAACCAGCAGAATTTGATCAGGCGAAGCAACTCCTGTCTCAATTGAAAGCACCCCTGTTTACCTTGCCGGGGGAACACGACACAATCGGCGATCGTGGCAAGGCTTACGAAGAAGCCTTTCCCAACAAAGATGTCAAAGAAGGCTTGCAGGTTTGGGATCAGGCAGGTATCCATTTTGTCTCCCTGACCAATGTGCTGGACTTTGGTGCCAACTGGCAAAGGTGA
- a CDS encoding cupredoxin domain-containing protein, with translation MKYISYFFMAIASTFVVVLLSLSSCSPTPQTTTTQPMNMDHSPAMQPQAATHPDQAQPTSSQPANATVKIHNFKFEPANVAIAVGETVQFVNLDEEPHTATSTDGVFNSKGLDTNQTWNYTATKPGTFPYICSIHPFMKGTLTVTPKKK, from the coding sequence GTGAAATACATTTCTTATTTTTTCATGGCGATCGCCAGTACCTTCGTGGTTGTTCTGCTGTCGTTATCGTCCTGTAGTCCTACGCCACAGACAACAACGACGCAACCCATGAATATGGATCATTCACCCGCCATGCAACCACAGGCAGCGACCCATCCAGATCAAGCACAACCGACAAGTTCTCAGCCTGCCAACGCCACCGTCAAAATTCATAATTTCAAGTTTGAACCGGCAAATGTGGCGATCGCGGTCGGAGAAACCGTGCAATTTGTCAACCTTGATGAGGAACCTCACACAGCAACCTCCACAGATGGCGTTTTCAACTCCAAAGGACTCGACACCAATCAAACCTGGAACTATACGGCAACGAAACCGGGCACCTTTCCTTACATTTGTTCAATTCACCCGTTTATGAAAGGGACGTTGACGGTAACACCGAAGAAGAAATAG